The Carassius auratus strain Wakin chromosome 30, ASM336829v1, whole genome shotgun sequence region GCAggtaaaaaaaatgtctgaaagtTTATTTTCACACTTTATTCACTGGCTGGAATTTACAGTTACAAAATCTATTTTCAGCTGCAAATTAAAGCACTGACCAGTGACATCTTCAAAGGCAGAAAAGAGAACTACCCTCAGAGCGTATGCCAACCCTTCGCTGACACTAGgataagtatgttttttttatgccgCTGTTGCCATAAACATTTCAATGTGTAAATGCAAAGACCAGGTTATACCTTATGAATAAACATTATAGCAATTTGTTCATAATTTGTCTATTCAGGTGAAAAAGACATAAACTTCAAAGTCTTGCAGCTGATTTGTCCTGAGGGCATTAAGGTACATGAAACTAAAAGCAATTTACATaggtatatacacatacatatgcatatacagtGCCTTGTGaacattttcaatttaaattactttatttccCCCCACATTAGTCTACACTCCATAGACCATAATGCCAAAGCAAATAACAGGTTTTTAACATCTTTGCAaatttattaacataaaaaactTATTCCATTCCAATTTTATTCCATTTATCTGGGACAGTTGAAATTGAGCTCAGGAGCATTCATTTTGCTTGTAAATGTTACCACACTTTGAGTGAAGTTAACCTGTGGTAAATTCAACTGAATgggtatgatttggaaaggcaaATTTCTTAATAAAAGCACCTAAGACCCTGAGAAACGAGATTCTGTGATCTGATGAACTTCAATTCCAAacatcatgtttgaaggaaaccaggcACTGTTCATCACCTTCAGAgtaccatcccaaaagtaaaATATGCTGGTAACAGCCTAATgctgtggggctgtttttcagtGGCAGGGACTGAGGGACACATCAGAGTAGAAGAAAAGCTCAGTTAGCCCAAATATAGAGATAGCCTTAATGAAAACCCATTCCAGAGCATTCTAAACCTCAGATTGggcagaaggttcaccttccaacttGACAATGACTCTAAGCACACAGCAAAAGGGGCTTATAGACAACTATGTGAATGTCTTTGAGTCGCCCAGGAAGAGCCTGGGCTTGAACCTAATCAAATATggctggagaaacctgaaaatgtgtgtCCGCCCCCATTCAACCTGACAGAACTTGAGAGGTGAACAGGTGAGGTGaagaatggcagataattgcTAAATGCTGATGTGCAAAGCTTGTTGCATCATACCCAAAAATACTTGAGGCTGTGAAGATGCTTCAGCTAAGTACTAGGAATACTTAGAGTACTTACGCAATGTGCttatttaaattagtatttaaaaaaacaaaagttgtgacagttctgtttttgctttgtcattataATGGATGGTCTGTAGATCAATTTGGGGGGAAAtgaagtaatttaaagcagtttgacATAAGGCTGAAACAACAAAACGTGAAACAAATGAATACTTTCACAAGGCATATATTAGCATTTGAATCCATTTATTGGATGTAAAGAAGTATCTTATTGTTTCTGTTGCAAGAATGCTTAGGGGAATTTGGGGGCTCTTTTAACTAAGAGTACAGTAGATCTGGCTGAGTTTTATTTATCAGACAGATGTTTATATCATTGGCATGGTAAACTGATGTGATATCTCACTCTACACAGTACAGTGTTCCAGTGATTAAGTATGACAGGAATGGCTTTCAGCCACGTTTCAGACAACTGATCTTCACTCAGGCCGCTGCGTATCTGGTGGAAGAGGCCAAAATCAAACAGAGGGTGAATTACAGTTCACTAAAAGGTGACATCTCAATGCCCAATAAGTAAACATCTATGATTGTGTGAAATTTGTCATCAATTTAGATTTCCACAggcattttacttaaatatatctACTAGAAATGATCCTATTTCATTAAAAACAGTTGGCAAAGGTGTAAACATGCCACTTCATATAGTACTCTGTTTAGTTTGGACTAGGTATTTTTTTAGTAgtcttacatttatgttttacctttttttaaccTCTTGTAACATATCATTACTAAAATAGTCAAGTTGACTCCAGTTCCATATAATACTATACAAATGTTTACATGagcaatatttattttgtacagggGTGTCTGTCAGCGATTTAAGTGACAACTTCCTGATTCTCCATGTCACCTGTGATGACACAAAGCAAAAAGTAGGTGGTGAACAAATCTTTGTCAGGGAGTATCTGTATGAAATTACTGTCACATGGTAAATTGGAAAAACTTTTGTTTACATGCctcagaacaaaaaacaaaaacaaaacgtgtTCAACACGTATTatgtatatgtttaaatatatttgaacatgAATTGATTGACattgaaatatacagtatacatacatgATTGTTAAATATTCTGTTTTAGGGGGACCTGGTCTTGCAGTGCAGCTATCTATTTGAGACATTGACAAAAATCTGCATAGTGACAAAAAACCACAAGCTCATCAAAATTGTTCAAGGGAGGTGAGACATGCACAGTATTTCTATCTGAATTGCCTTGGATACTTAGTTCTGCTCAGAAAGgtagtatttattgtatttaacaaGAATGCATTACATACACTGAATTGTTGTCATTTTGTAGTGTGAGGTTTGACATCCAGCCTGGCAAAGAGGGCTTTGTTGATTTTAAGAGCAGCAGTGAATCAATGGTCTACAGAGCCAAAAATGGACACTTGATGGTGGTGAGTCCACATAATTTAATGCATACAACATAATCAATACACTAGaagcataaaatatatttcaattgtaAACTTTTTATGTGACCATTAGTAATATGCAAATAATTGTATAACACTGTTATATCTATTAAAATGATATTGATATaacttgcatttattattttgaagccatttacatttttattttgcaggaATCTGCACGGACAAAATCTCGATGATGAAATTTCAACTCACAAACCTTCTCCACAATGGCCCGATTAATGCATTTCAGTTGAGTTTATTATATGCTTTAACTTGCCCTAAAATAACCTATACAATGGTGTTTTCCAACGGCACCAAGACATGAAAGTAGTTTTTAAGATTACGGagacaaattttttattttcggGGAactccaggaccagggttgggaaaTACTGCTCTATGTTGTTAATGTGTGTATTCAAAGGACAAATCATGAAATATCACTATCATTTATTTAGAAAGAGtaaaggaaaacaaacaaaactggtgtattaaaatagtttgaatttgatttgttttgtttatataatattacatttaaattctcttattttagtcatttaatattttcattataaatatcgTGTCATGATCAGTGTCATGAAAATGAGCGTTGAATTGTGtactattttttttgttgttgttatatttaacaaaagaaGTACTTGTTAATCcatgaaaatcttaaaatgtaacTGTTTAGCAAAAACTTATGCATATGCATCTGTTACTCTgtcaaacaaatgtaaatgttgttGGTGCATTTTATTATGTTTCCAATACTGCCAAAACCTTACAACATACTGCATGCCATCTTTTGCTTTGCACTGACAAACATAACTAAAATGGTGATATGCCGAGAACACATGAGCTGCTGGCCTAATCGGAGCCCTAAGCGGAAATGTATTGTTGTGCCCCTTCCTCAAAATATTACagaattcattaaaagaagaagaagaaaaatactaTAGGGGTCAAAATATAACTTTAGTTAAACATAAAgttaataaattttaattaaattgtattatttacaaattacaattgtagctctacagcacaaaaaaaaatctaaataactaaaattacacgcattaaacaaatatttgaaaagatTACATATTatccaaacaaacaataataaattgaATCAAAAATCAACAGCAGCAGCTATTTGCAAATATAAGTGTAAATAGTATATAGAGGCTATATATACACTAAGGGCAAATAGCAATGGATTACTATTTATACTATGATAAaaagcaggattttctgctatttatactacttatttcAAATCATGGCAAGTAACTGCACCTCAATATTGTAgtaaattataaaacagtatgcaataataacataTTGAGTGTAAAATGTATAGCAACTGCGATGGCGTCCCCCttggagttggtgccctacgcaaactgcatactctgcatagaGGGAGCAGAGGTACTGCACATGAGCAAAACAGTGTTTGAATGTAGACAGACACAACATTCGTGTGTACTTTCAAACGTAAAATACCATGTGATGTAAGACACAGAAATGGTCATACATTGAAAATCTGTATATGGctttaatcatcatcatcatcatttctcCACATTCAATTTTGGCcctatataaaatgtgtgtagCTGCTGTGGTGTTACAATACAGCAAACATGGCATCTGTATAATGTTCAACTTCATGTAATCAAGATAATAATTATGTagcttgcattaaaaaaaaaaaaaaaaaaaaaaaacctaaatatatatatatatatatatatatatatatatatatatatatatatatatatatatatatatatatatatatatatatatatatatatcctgcaaATTCAGTTCAGCTATTGTATAAACTGTATCTTGACTGCAGTGGTAATAAGAAggaaataaaattattcattgtaGTATTTTGTGGACATTTACTGTAATAGGATTACCAGCTTGTTAtaaaagcttaaaaataaaataaacgaatATATGATGATTCATATGTATTTACAGTTTTTCGGAGCCTGTGTCATGAACTTAGTTTGAATTTGATTAAAAGTCCACTTTATGTTGCCACCTCGTAAATGAATGGAGAATGCTTTTAATAAAGGACTTGGATTTTGACGCATTAATTccctagttttattttatttagttttttctccTCACCCGCAAGCCTCTATTTATTGCTCACGGTGTTTTTCAAGTTTATTTCGAGAGCGTGAGATGATGACCACCGAAACGACTGACCCTGCCCTGGCGCTCAGGATCAAAGTACTGATTGGCCGAACCCTGTGCCAATCATTAACGCCCATCATGACGTAGAAAGACTTCCTCTTTGCTTCTTCTATCGACTGTTGTTCCTAAAATGGCGCCGTTGGACCTAGATAAGTATGTTGAAATTGCAAGACAGTGCAAATACCTCCCAGAGAACGACTTAAAGGTGACTATTTTCAGCAATTCTATTTTTCTCtcaaattattaaacataatagCTGTTGATATAATTCTGAAGCCATATGGGTCGCGATAAAGGCTGGTAAAAATAGCAGTGTGTCAGTGCAGTGCGGTCGTTAGCGCTGCGTATGAACCCAGTCAGTGTGTTCCGGGATTTATTTTATAACGTTACATGGTATCTAAAAAGCGGTTACCCCTTATAAAGGTGTGTTACTGATTATTTCTTGTAAATACATTGGGTCGCTATCTTATGTTGTTGCTATCAAGCGCACTAATTTGAAACGCCCATCTTATATATTTTTCATCGTCAGGCTTTTAGGTTAGCTCATTTTATGATATTTGCTTATTAGCAGTTTGCGGTCTTGACTGAATCATCCTCCGTTTTCTTGTCTGTAAATAGAGCTCCTGTACGTAAACAACTAACGTATAATGCAGCAATGCAGTTCAATAAAGCATCATCCAAGCCACTAATTTGTGATATtgaaaaatgtgaattaaattaattctTTATGTATTAATATGACTTGAAATGCAGTGATCTGATCTGCTGCTGTCATATTTAATGATGTTATTTCCTTTGTAAACTTGATCAACCTGCTGTTTTCTCTTCTATTGCTTTGCCAGAGATTGTGTGACTATGTATGTGACCTGCTACTAGAAGAATCAAATGTACAGCCAGTATCGACTCCAGTCACTGTATGTGGGGATATTCACGGACAGGTGCGAGGAAGCCCTATGAACGCATCTCTGTTGTgatgatgttctttttttatataacaacATGTATATTGATCTAAACCTTTTCTTTATCTCTAGTTTTATGACTTATGTGAACTCTTCAGAACTGGGGGCCAAGTACCAGACAcgaattacatttttatggtaTTGTGTCCATAAggataattatacataattttgcttttgttttgagtTCATATTTGGTGACTCAATGGCAACAATGTTCAACCCCCCCAAGTGTATACTGAATATACATTGGTGTGTTATCTTTACTCTAGGGTGACTTTGTTGACCGAGGATACTACAGCTTAGAAACGTTCACATATTTGCTAGCACTTAAAGCAAAGTGGCCTGACCGCATCACACTGTTGCGTGGCAATCACGAGAGCAGGCAGATCACACAAGTCTATGGCTTTTATGGTGAGATGGCAGAAATCTAATGCACACCTGTCGTAACATACTTGCATtgcagtgtttttatattttcatttacattctCTCCTTCCATTTACAGATGAATGCCAAACAAAATATGGAAATGCTAATGCCTGGCGATACTGCACTAAAGTATTTGACATGCTGACTGTTGCGGCTGTAAGTATTGTCTTTATAAtacaatctctctctttctctctctctctctctctctctctctccatgtatatgtgtattttatgtatgcgtatattatatatatgtatatcatgttttttttattgttattaatttatataaattatactataCTAAATATATTAATCCATTGtgtctataatataatattgtacttTACTTCAGGGCCCATATTCATGAAGAATTTTCTTACCACTGagagttctcctaaatagcagtaaaagtttaagattttagattttaaaatccaGGCTatgtgtcactaattaaacaagaatatgttcagctaattgtcagcaTTTACACGTGTGCTTCTCATAATTAgtgaatatgcatttatattaagcCTTTTAATTAAGAGAGTAGAATAATCATGGctaatacatgcaaaaaaaagtgGAACAGCTGTTACTTTTTGCCCAGCTGGTTAATGAAAACAAGgatataatcaaattaaaatttggAGTTGGGATAACCTCTAAAACCAAAGGTGATACCTTTTTTAAAAGTTCAGTATcttcaaatgtttctaaaatttTTGTTCTGAGGCAGATTTAGCCTTAAGATGTTATGTGAATCCGGGCCCAGATGtttattgtaacattttatattaacagGTCTACTTTCAACACCGTTTTATAACCGTCTGAAATACTGTTTCAGGTTACATTTTCCTCCTGCTGTACTTACCATGACGTTTTGATTTCTCCTGCAGTTGATAGATGAGCAGATCCTTTGTGTACATGGTGGCCTTTCACCTGACATCAAAACTCTGGACCAGATACGCACCATTGAACGCAATCAGGAAATACCTCACAAGGGAGCATTTTGTGATCTTGTCTGGTCCGATCCAGAGGATGTGGACACCTGGGCTATCAGCCCAAGGGGTGCTGGCTGGCTGTTTGGTGCTAAGGTTACCAATGAGGTAAGAGCATTCTTTCAATGTACAGCCAGTTCTGTGTTGGTAGTGAGTTTGAACATCTGCATATTGTAAGTCGTTGCCTGAGTTGAAATGGAGGTGGTGTAGTTGTCATCCTCGGGTACTTTACTAGCAAAAGTTTTTTACGAAAATATCTCCCAAGTAAATCGAGAACTAGAATGTAATTGTATTTAGCTTTGTGGTCTCTGGATTTTCTTGGATGAATTGAATTTTGAttaacaagctttttttttttgctttgagcCAAATATTAGTCTggcaatgaaataaatatatttgtaaataatcaaaatgtttaattcaacTCATTGGCTGTTTAATAAAAGTGTGACGttagtaaacaaaaacttttagtaAATGCTTCAAAACCTGAATTGTTTCCCCCCTCTCTTTCCATTTAAAGTTTGTTCACATCAACAACTTGAAGTTGATTTGCCGTGCACATCAGTTGGTTCACGAGGGCTATAAATTCATGTTTGATGAGAAGCTGGTGACCGTCTGGTCTGCCCCCAACTACTGCTACCGCTGCGGTAACATTGCCTCCATCATGGTCTTCAAAGACGTGAGCACAAGGGAGCCCAAGTTATTCCGGGCCGTTCCTGATTCGGAAAGGGTCATACCACCTAGAACGACAACACCCTACTTCCTCTGAAGTCTTCATTGTCGCCTGCGTCCAGCCCTCACCTTTCATTGTTCGTTGTTATGGTCTTTAATTTctctgattgatttttttttttttaaacaattatttttgtaaagATCGAACTGCTCTCCAGAATAACAACAGTAAACTATGGGCAGGTTTAATGAACTCTTTTGACTGTTTAAGTTGGTCATTATTTGGTCAGTACAATCTTATTAATGTGAGCATGTGACCGTAAATAAGTGGACATCCTCATGCTCTTCTTACAGGGCTTTAAATGTAGATCTAACAGCCATTGACCATTTAATGATAAAAGTTCATGGTGTAACAACTCACCTGATCAGAGCAATGTGGTATTTGTTTTTCAGAGAACAGATCAGAGAGAAAAACCAAGTGCTGGTCAAGTCTTCTCCACATTTTTCCAAAACAGTGACACTGTTCTTTTTCGTGGCTTTTAAAGTGTAGAAAAAGGGTTGAGACAATGACCAAACAACAGGACAAAGGAGGCTGTGATTATTTTGTacattaatataattgtattgattgaatcttcttttttttcagatttgttgtattttattattgtagaAAAACGGCAGCCcatttaacaattaaatattgaaaataaactcCTTTATTATTAAGTTACTTTTCTGCTGTTGTATCCTAATCGATGGAAGCATGAAAATATCACTTATTCCTTGCACACATGGCCATATTAAAAGCACTACATTAAGACACCGCAGAGCGGCGCACGTCCCTTTTAATTCAAACAGACAGCATAGCCTGACAGTACTACGCTAGTCCCGCCTCTGTGAGTAAGTTGTAGCTTTGGTTGTAGCCTGACTGACAGCGCAGCCAACCAATGGAATGCATCGAATGTCAATCACAGCCCGGCGGAGATCTGACAAGCACGTTAGTTTGAGCGAGTTGCCACAACAGTCAATGAAAATTCGACTGGCCACACTGAACCTTCGACCGCAGTAGATGCCGAATGGCAGATACTCCCTGCTCTTCCCTGGGAGGGTGATTTGAATGAGCTGGATGTAAATGACGGTGCGCCGCCGCACTGGAAGTCTAGATTTGTGTCGAGATTCACAGGCGCGCTCTAACGTTAACTGGAAACGCTGTTCTTGGGGAGCAGAAACGGAAGATAGCTGCACTAAACTACACCAGTGCTCAGGTTGGGTTTTAAATCAGTGACTTTTTGACATATAATGCACGGCGATGTACGCGTTAGGCAAAAGAGAAACACGTCTTGGTGGACTAAGATAGTCAATCATCAGTCAGACAAACCATcactaaaatatgatttttatttcgTAGCTTTCAGTCAACGCGCAATGTATAACTTATAAATATGCACGTTACACACATTAAATGATATAcgtacacctatatatatatatatatatatatatatatatgtgtgtgtgtatatatatgtgtatatgtatgtgtgtgtaaggtgcatgtttatatatgtgtgtaaaataAGCCTAACAGAACACATCAAATCCATTCAGCCTCAGCATCTGCTAAAGCCACAGTTTTGTCAACTCTGATGGTCATTTTGAGGTTTAAGAATGCTTCTGCTCTCTGAACGCACTAAAATCATATTAACACAGTTCTGTCGTCTCTATTACCGTTACACGGTCCAACCTACAGTTTCATGTTTGACAGAGTCCCACAGAGTGGTCGTGTGTTACCGCATCCTGatctgagaaagagaaagacagcagTCGTGTGAGAGCGAGGTAAGTCATTATAAATGAGACACAGGCTTGATGCTCTTGAATAAATGGATTTAGAAGTGCTGGATGTCTTCATGGTGTGATGTGTCACAGAAATGAGCGTTGTTGGTCTTCACACTGGTAACTGATGTAGAACAACAGCGATCAGTCAATCAGTCCGCGTTCCTGGTCAATGAACGGAACGAGCGCTATTACGCAGAGATGCTCGCTGCCAAACGCTTTACGTTTAGTTTTGATTCTCACCCTTTGTCTATTGTTTCTTTTAGTCCACCCAGATATTCGAGTCTGGTGTGATTATTGTGAATGGAACCTGAGCCAATAAGCATCTCTGTATTATTATTGAATGAAGACGGTTGAAAAATCATTGGCTGTAGCAAGAATTACTGTATGTTCAAACTGGGTTGATTCTGTCCTGCAACAGCACGGGATTGAATTTTGCAGAGCGCTTGCTGTCTGATCTTTTTATTGTTCTCGATCAGGCTGCATCGGCCGTCCGTGCATAATCTAACTGTTTGTGCGAGTTGTATAATATTGTATAAGGAGCTTCTAAAGGCAGTGTTATGAACATGCATTCAACTTCAGATGAGGTCCCATGATAATTGTGCGGGAATAACTGACATCAGATGGCTGGAACAGAGAACAAAAAGAGAGATTTGTTGCAGACAAGCATGTTTTCTCAGCATCAGCTCTCACACACATCATCTGTGAAAAGAGCCACCAGGTTGCTTAGCTGAAATGACGTCATGTAGACTGGCTTGTTATGGAAGAATGAGCgtggaagaaaaatatttttttgttactaTTGATACAAGTAAATGAGTATTTTTAGCTATTGACAATAATGGCTGTTGTTTAtctcaaaatattcattttatttgaccTTCATTGTCAACCGATTTTAGTTGCCTGCACCCTATTTAACACTCTATATCAACACTTGATCTGTTATTCAAGTATCTTAGTTTGTGCTAACATTGAGTACAACATTGTTAGTCTAATATTTCTTGAAGTCCACATTAAATCAAAATTGACCCTATTTACTTTAAACAACATCCTCAACCACTCCCCACCAGCTATCATCTGATGCCAAGGAGGTGTGATAAAATCAAGCCCCTCCCTCTATTTTTCTGATCCAAAAATCTGTTTCACTTAGGAATACATAAATACTGAGGGCGTTTTGTTTCAACTGGTTCTGGAACAGCATATGAGAGTGGAGCAGAGAGATGATGATTTTCCCTCCCGTGCTAAAAACTTTGTTAGTTTACCACTTCCCACTCGAACCCGACGCTCGGATTGAGCACCTTGTTAACCCCCACCTCCCCCCCATTGTGGTACTACCTAGAGGGAGAAAAACAGTAATAGACGAGGAGATAGGGAGGTGGAGGTGTGCTGGAAGAATTGATGCTTGGATGATGCACTGAGAGCTGCTTATATATGCTCATAAGCTTTTTCTAAGCACTGTCCTTCAGGGAATCCAGTcgccataaaaacaaaaaacaaaaaagaaaacacacattccaCTATATCAGGTGAACGATGCAAGTttatatactgaacaaaattatgaatGCAACACTTTGGTTTttgccccatttttcatgagctgaactcaaagatctaagactttttctatgtacccaaaaggcctatttctctcaaatattgttcacaaatcacGGATTCTAATCCGTGTTAGTGCTGgtctgaaaaccagtcagtatctggtgtgaccactaGAAAGTGTCACTCAGTCTAGTAGTGAGAGAAACCCTGCTTAGAGCAGTCATATAAAGTGAGAGGAAATGCTGATGCTGTCAGCCAATCAAATATGTGTTGCATAAAGTaccatgaaat contains the following coding sequences:
- the LOC113049276 gene encoding serine/threonine-protein phosphatase 6 catalytic subunit-like → MAPLDLDKYVEIARQCKYLPENDLKRLCDYVCDLLLEESNVQPVSTPVTVCGDIHGQFYDLCELFRTGGQVPDTNYIFMGDFVDRGYYSLETFTYLLALKAKWPDRITLLRGNHESRQITQVYGFYDECQTKYGNANAWRYCTKVFDMLTVAALIDEQILCVHGGLSPDIKTLDQIRTIERNQEIPHKGAFCDLVWSDPEDVDTWAISPRGAGWLFGAKVTNEFVHINNLKLICRAHQLVHEGYKFMFDEKLVTVWSAPNYCYRCGNIASIMVFKDVSTREPKLFRAVPDSERVIPPRTTTPYFL